The following are encoded together in the Armatimonadota bacterium genome:
- a CDS encoding tetratricopeptide repeat protein produces the protein MPAAHSTVAMARELIARKRYSQAIDILNDKLARNPDDLNALEALGLAYFELQDYNAVERVAFQTTRLASTRARTWCNWGMALRKLGRLEEAREAQERALHLDPGYRRAQIELAKIDRLQWDAPPAMEDLPLPSTFGRDDEEHLQEGSQDGHDCPVCGCWMAPGEEECTRCGGEAATTAIHAPPVQEAARPLPASKSPRVSAAFGPIITGVFVLAALALTFVAWRMIFPPQRSDIPASQQPAAVTMTQSGDPMAKFRGLPPLGPSDTVYYVAGRSFYHRQGCPYLAGPPMEVDKGEAEDSLWLKPCNKCKP, from the coding sequence ATGCCGGCGGCGCACTCGACGGTGGCGATGGCGCGCGAGTTGATTGCGCGGAAACGGTACTCACAGGCCATCGACATCCTCAACGACAAGCTGGCTCGGAACCCCGATGATCTGAATGCTCTCGAGGCGCTGGGCCTCGCGTACTTCGAGCTTCAGGACTACAACGCCGTGGAGCGGGTGGCATTCCAGACGACACGGCTTGCGTCCACCCGAGCGCGCACGTGGTGCAACTGGGGCATGGCGCTGCGCAAACTGGGAAGGCTCGAGGAAGCCCGCGAGGCCCAGGAACGAGCGCTGCATCTCGACCCGGGCTACCGTCGGGCGCAGATTGAGCTGGCCAAGATCGACCGCCTGCAGTGGGATGCGCCGCCGGCCATGGAGGACTTGCCGCTGCCCTCCACTTTCGGCCGTGACGATGAAGAGCATCTGCAGGAAGGGTCCCAGGACGGTCACGACTGCCCGGTCTGCGGCTGCTGGATGGCGCCCGGAGAAGAGGAGTGCACGCGCTGTGGGGGAGAAGCGGCCACAACCGCCATCCATGCCCCTCCGGTGCAGGAGGCTGCTCGGCCATTGCCGGCCTCGAAGTCTCCGCGCGTCAGTGCGGCCTTCGGGCCCATCATCACCGGCGTGTTCGTGCTGGCTGCGCTGGCGCTGACGTTCGTGGCCTGGAGGATGATCTTCCCGCCTCAGCGGTCCGACATCCCCGCATCTCAGCAACCCGCCGCAGTGACAATGACTCAGTCCGGCGACCCGATGGCCAAGTTCCGGGGCCTGCCCCCACTGGGACCTTCCGACACGGTATACTATGTGGCGGGGCGCTCCTTCTACCATCGCCAGGGATGCCCGTATCTCGCGGGCCCTCCCATGGAAGTGGACAAGGGAGAAGCCGAAGACAGCCTCTGGCTGAAGCCGTGCAACAAGTGCAAACCCTGA
- a CDS encoding DUF4091 domain-containing protein — protein MKIVLGTALLACLGCVSAHALDVLFDFENEADVAAWSLRNAAQDKLVQSTSFATSGRHSMFFSTPAWKEGMEQWPAFEAKPPMADWRAYDRLLIDITNTGEKRPFLSMFISDSKIPFREAFSYRFELPSCGFKRYVVPLTDMPEKVDRSGISIIHLFSQRPEDEVGLYLDNFTLLKPGEEPPPIPSSFARELAGLALAGLVEPTSALGKAAMELAAIADTPASKARLQAHMALLNSRISATRTALASEGLTVEDVDQLRSELEALLSSPDRLRSVLTFERDFDRTFPGGGPMLVGLATSMEKILPRDMPFSLNVTTKASLSLARNEKESLQIAVMPRKDGLKEVSVSVTDLKSEDGAVFPAEAIDCDVVGYVETKNRPPYTVPYVGWWPDPILDFLGPVDIAEGDLQTFWVRAKAGKDQTPGLYRGTLTVSAANAEPVTLDLELRVRNFTLPDQTPLPTAITFGERPAQMGGVENWPHMKLVWADFLADYYIDYDSLYRSGPPDWDVIQYLHNQGRLCAFNLGNVFNAGTTEEGFDKAIADTVARLRPAYEKAKELGLLDHAYIYGFDERPKEQFGLLERSAQALRKAFPEVLLMTTSYDHSYGLESEVKTIDAWCPLTPRFIPELAEDARAAGKYVWWYICCGPHNPYANWFVEYAAIESRLLMGAMTAKYRPDGFLYYLISIWNDNKPIESGPFTAWNPVSWTTYHGDGSLTCAGPGGKPVPTVRLENYRDGMEDYAYACILEEIIRQYKAREGILSPGERDWLKQAEEALVVPDSLVENMAKYSHDPAALYEYRERMADLIDRSGVPDADPWGEDFGVRGFRGR, from the coding sequence ATGAAGATCGTCCTCGGCACTGCGCTTCTCGCCTGTTTGGGCTGCGTCTCCGCCCATGCGCTGGATGTGCTGTTCGACTTCGAGAACGAGGCCGACGTGGCCGCCTGGAGCCTGCGCAACGCGGCTCAGGACAAGCTGGTCCAGAGCACATCCTTCGCCACCTCGGGCCGGCATTCCATGTTCTTCTCCACCCCCGCGTGGAAAGAGGGCATGGAGCAATGGCCGGCTTTCGAAGCCAAACCGCCCATGGCCGACTGGAGGGCGTATGATCGCCTGCTCATCGACATCACAAACACCGGCGAGAAGCGGCCCTTCCTGTCCATGTTCATCTCCGACAGCAAGATCCCGTTCCGCGAGGCCTTCAGCTACCGCTTCGAGTTGCCGTCCTGCGGCTTCAAGCGCTACGTGGTCCCCCTAACGGACATGCCGGAGAAGGTGGATCGCTCGGGCATCTCCATCATCCACCTCTTCTCCCAGCGCCCGGAAGATGAAGTCGGTCTGTACCTGGACAATTTCACGCTTCTCAAGCCGGGTGAGGAGCCCCCGCCGATCCCGTCCAGTTTCGCCCGGGAACTGGCTGGTCTTGCGCTTGCCGGGCTGGTGGAGCCAACGTCCGCTCTTGGCAAAGCGGCGATGGAACTGGCGGCGATTGCGGATACTCCCGCGAGCAAGGCCCGGCTACAGGCGCACATGGCGCTGCTGAACTCCCGCATATCCGCGACCCGCACTGCGCTGGCATCTGAGGGGCTGACGGTAGAGGACGTGGATCAGCTGCGTTCGGAACTGGAAGCACTTCTGAGTTCGCCCGACCGGCTCAGGTCCGTGCTCACCTTCGAGCGCGACTTCGACCGCACGTTCCCCGGTGGTGGTCCGATGCTCGTGGGGCTGGCCACGTCCATGGAGAAGATCCTCCCGCGCGACATGCCCTTCTCCCTGAACGTGACAACGAAGGCCTCCCTGAGCCTTGCGCGCAATGAGAAGGAAAGCCTTCAGATCGCGGTCATGCCTCGCAAAGACGGTCTCAAGGAAGTCTCCGTCTCGGTGACGGACCTCAAGTCTGAGGATGGTGCCGTCTTCCCGGCAGAGGCCATCGACTGCGATGTGGTCGGCTACGTGGAGACGAAGAACCGGCCTCCATACACTGTCCCTTACGTGGGCTGGTGGCCAGACCCGATCCTGGACTTCCTGGGGCCGGTCGACATCGCCGAAGGTGACCTGCAGACCTTCTGGGTCCGCGCCAAGGCCGGCAAGGACCAGACGCCGGGGCTGTACCGAGGTACATTGACGGTCTCTGCCGCCAACGCGGAACCTGTGACGCTGGACCTCGAACTGCGCGTCCGTAACTTCACCCTTCCGGATCAGACGCCGTTGCCCACCGCCATCACTTTCGGCGAACGCCCCGCACAAATGGGCGGCGTGGAGAACTGGCCGCACATGAAACTTGTCTGGGCGGACTTCCTGGCCGACTACTATATCGACTACGACAGTCTCTACCGTAGCGGCCCGCCGGATTGGGACGTGATCCAGTACCTGCATAACCAGGGCCGCCTGTGCGCCTTTAACCTGGGGAACGTGTTCAATGCGGGCACGACTGAAGAGGGCTTCGACAAGGCCATCGCCGACACTGTAGCACGCCTGCGTCCAGCCTATGAGAAGGCGAAGGAGCTGGGTCTGCTTGACCACGCGTACATCTACGGCTTTGACGAGCGGCCCAAGGAGCAGTTCGGCCTCCTGGAGCGGTCAGCGCAGGCCCTCCGCAAGGCCTTCCCGGAAGTCCTGCTCATGACCACGAGCTACGACCACTCCTATGGGCTGGAATCCGAGGTCAAGACCATCGATGCCTGGTGCCCGCTCACCCCAAGATTCATCCCGGAGCTTGCCGAAGACGCGCGGGCTGCGGGCAAGTATGTCTGGTGGTACATCTGCTGCGGTCCGCACAATCCCTATGCCAACTGGTTCGTAGAGTATGCGGCTATAGAGTCGCGCTTGCTCATGGGCGCTATGACTGCGAAGTACCGCCCGGACGGATTTCTGTATTATCTCATCAGCATCTGGAATGACAACAAGCCAATCGAGTCCGGGCCCTTCACTGCCTGGAACCCGGTGAGCTGGACGACATACCACGGGGACGGTAGCCTCACCTGCGCCGGACCGGGAGGCAAACCGGTGCCAACGGTTCGCCTCGAGAACTACCGCGACGGCATGGAAGACTACGCCTACGCTTGCATTCTCGAGGAGATTATTCGCCAGTACAAGGCGCGCGAGGGAATTCTGAGCCCGGGTGAGCGCGACTGGCTGAAACAGGCAGAAGAGGCGCTCGTGGTCCCTGACTCGCTGGTGGAAAACATGGCGAAGTATTCACACGACCCGGCCGCACTGTATGAATACCGAGAGCGTATGGCTGACCTGATTGATCGCTCCGGAGTGCCCGACGCCGACCCCTGGGGGGAGGATTTCGGCGTCCGTGGGTTCCGCGGGCGATAG
- a CDS encoding DegT/DnrJ/EryC1/StrS family aminotransferase produces MPTKLAIDGGSPVVPEGMIKSWPVITDADREALVSVLDSGHLHGTSAPLATELQRRWAEYCGTKYAIVTSSGTGALHMSLMAAGVMPGDEVIVPAFTYWATVVPVVQQSGIPIFADIDPETYTLDPAKIEERITDHTKAILPAHIHGMPADMDPINEIARKHGLVVIEDACQAHGAMYKGHKTGSLGDVAGFSCNRSKCLSGGEGGLVTTSHDDFAAVADRCRVVGPIPQTTRDPIYALGWGYRPHEFVNAFILSQLDRLDEYNGIRRKYAAYITQELAKIPGFEGPVTPDWADPCYFCYVVTFRPDQLGLDCTAQEWKEACKRALAAEGMGLGNWQYEPVPGMSVFRDKVGFGKGHPWSSPFARQDVVYDPEEYPAAKEFISSHAYLGGVYPPNGMDLMELYVQGFQKISENAQRVLESAREQG; encoded by the coding sequence ATGCCAACGAAGCTTGCCATTGACGGCGGCTCACCGGTCGTGCCCGAGGGCATGATCAAGAGCTGGCCGGTGATCACCGACGCGGACCGCGAGGCGCTGGTTTCGGTGCTGGATAGCGGCCATCTGCACGGAACCAGCGCACCACTGGCCACCGAGCTCCAGAGGCGCTGGGCCGAGTACTGCGGGACGAAATACGCTATCGTCACCAGCAGCGGCACTGGAGCGCTGCACATGTCGCTGATGGCAGCCGGAGTGATGCCCGGCGACGAGGTAATCGTTCCCGCTTTCACGTACTGGGCCACAGTGGTCCCGGTGGTGCAGCAGAGCGGCATCCCGATCTTCGCGGACATCGATCCGGAGACGTACACCCTGGACCCGGCGAAAATCGAGGAGCGCATCACCGATCATACGAAAGCGATCCTGCCGGCGCATATCCATGGTATGCCGGCAGATATGGACCCCATCAATGAGATCGCCCGCAAGCACGGACTGGTTGTAATTGAGGACGCCTGCCAGGCCCACGGGGCCATGTACAAGGGGCACAAGACCGGCTCTCTGGGCGATGTGGCGGGGTTCAGCTGCAACCGTTCCAAGTGCCTGTCCGGCGGCGAGGGCGGGCTCGTGACGACCAGCCACGATGATTTCGCCGCTGTAGCCGACCGCTGCCGAGTCGTCGGCCCCATCCCGCAGACCACGCGTGACCCGATCTACGCGCTGGGCTGGGGATACCGGCCCCATGAGTTCGTGAACGCCTTCATCCTGAGCCAGCTCGACCGCCTCGACGAGTACAACGGCATCCGTAGAAAGTATGCGGCGTATATCACGCAGGAGTTGGCGAAAATACCCGGATTTGAGGGGCCCGTCACTCCGGACTGGGCGGATCCGTGCTACTTCTGCTATGTGGTAACATTCAGGCCCGATCAACTAGGGCTGGATTGCACGGCGCAGGAGTGGAAAGAAGCGTGCAAGAGGGCCCTTGCCGCCGAGGGCATGGGGCTGGGGAACTGGCAGTATGAGCCGGTGCCGGGCATGAGCGTATTCCGTGACAAGGTGGGTTTCGGCAAGGGACACCCCTGGAGCAGCCCATTCGCCCGGCAGGACGTGGTTTACGACCCCGAGGAATACCCGGCCGCGAAGGAGTTCATCAGCAGTCACGCCTATCTGGGCGGCGTCTACCCTCCCAACGGCATGGACCTGATGGAGCTGTACGTGCAGGGCTTTCAGAAGATCAGCGAGAACGCGCAGCGGGTTCTCGAATCCGCGCGCGAACAGGGATAG
- a CDS encoding sugar phosphate isomerase/epimerase: MKLGFMIYSLSRSLADGTLTVPSALALMKDCGVEGVDITDGHVTGYTAAEVRKMAEDAGIAVSAWIGGGNLTTNDPEIRKASLDTIRALIDKSAEAGTRNLLVTTGGCAPDQDKAEGRRNVAAGLAEVLPVAKAAGVVLSIEDFGSPVAPYQNSAECMETCELAGPDLMMTYDSGNMVMADEDPVEFLLAVKSRLAHAHAKDWELLPPDAERGLTSRAGKKYIGTVVGAGVLDYPAIIRTLKTLNYTGYLSFEYEGTGDPVQAAREGTAYLRDLMAD, from the coding sequence ATGAAGCTTGGTTTCATGATCTATTCGCTCAGCCGGTCGCTTGCAGATGGTACGCTGACAGTCCCCAGCGCTCTGGCGCTCATGAAGGACTGTGGCGTGGAGGGCGTAGACATCACCGACGGGCACGTCACCGGATACACGGCGGCGGAAGTGCGTAAGATGGCGGAGGATGCGGGAATCGCGGTCTCAGCGTGGATCGGCGGGGGCAATCTGACCACCAATGACCCGGAGATCCGCAAAGCATCGCTGGATACCATCCGCGCGCTCATTGACAAGTCTGCGGAAGCGGGCACCCGGAACCTGCTGGTCACAACCGGTGGCTGCGCGCCCGATCAGGACAAGGCCGAGGGCCGGCGCAATGTGGCAGCCGGGCTTGCGGAAGTACTGCCGGTGGCGAAAGCGGCCGGGGTTGTGCTGTCCATCGAGGACTTCGGCAGCCCGGTTGCGCCGTACCAGAACTCGGCCGAATGCATGGAGACCTGCGAGCTTGCCGGCCCGGACCTGATGATGACCTATGATTCCGGCAACATGGTTATGGCCGACGAGGACCCCGTGGAGTTCCTCCTGGCAGTCAAGAGCCGACTGGCCCATGCCCATGCAAAGGATTGGGAATTGCTGCCGCCGGACGCCGAACGCGGGCTCACCTCCCGGGCAGGAAAAAAGTATATCGGCACGGTCGTGGGCGCCGGGGTGCTGGACTACCCGGCGATCATCCGTACGCTCAAGACCCTGAACTACACGGGCTACCTGTCCTTCGAATATGAAGGCACAGGCGACCCGGTGCAGGCTGCACGCGAAGGCACGGCATATCTGCGCGATCTCATGGCAGACTGA
- a CDS encoding DUF1559 domain-containing protein — translation MKRRPLAGFTLIELLVVIAIIAILAAILFPVFARAREKARQSSCLSNLKQITLSLLMYADDWDETLPYYQRPWGYAWYDDIIPYMKNRQILVCPSKTDWNPSAPTHKTGYGLNETVFPSGNGSPWPVPPIPLSAIQSPSETIAGADKNQGNVYIVGLSFSGSTAWPYNVDTRHNDGANFAFMDGHAKSMSKGGTWSTSNTMWDLY, via the coding sequence ATGAAACGCAGGCCTCTCGCCGGCTTCACACTCATCGAACTCCTGGTCGTCATCGCGATCATCGCGATCCTGGCAGCCATTCTCTTCCCGGTTTTCGCGCGAGCGCGGGAGAAAGCCCGGCAGAGTTCCTGCCTGTCCAACCTGAAGCAGATCACCCTCTCGCTACTCATGTACGCCGACGACTGGGACGAGACCCTTCCCTACTACCAGCGGCCGTGGGGCTACGCGTGGTACGACGACATCATCCCGTACATGAAGAACCGGCAGATTCTCGTCTGCCCCAGCAAGACCGACTGGAACCCCAGTGCCCCCACCCACAAGACGGGGTACGGTCTCAACGAAACCGTCTTCCCTTCGGGCAATGGCTCGCCGTGGCCGGTCCCGCCGATACCGCTGAGCGCCATCCAGAGCCCATCGGAGACCATCGCAGGAGCCGACAAGAACCAGGGGAATGTGTACATCGTCGGGCTGTCTTTCTCGGGTTCGACTGCCTGGCCGTACAATGTGGACACCCGACACAATGACGGCGCGAACTTTGCCTTCATGGACGGGCATGCCAAGTCCATGAGTAAGGGGGGCACGTGGTCGACGAGCAACACCATGTGGGACCTGTACTGA
- a CDS encoding sugar phosphate isomerase/epimerase: MQLIMFSKMLQEFPVAEAGDIIKDLGFEGVDLTVRDGGHVSPESVEKDLEPAVCALADRGLSVPMITTNITSADDPTAEPIFRAAAANGIPRLKLGYWQVREFGTMREKIEEARMSLVGISKLAMKYGVSANIHVHSGDFLSAMSAVVWNLIEPYEATVIGAYPDLCHMGLEGGRSGWKQGLDLLGDRINMVGVKNAGLYPEKDAEGNVRWQGKLVPVWEGLTPFRQAFGFLKQTGFDGPCSFHSEYQGSFSFKDMTTSELIEQTRLDLEYVKKLLAEI; this comes from the coding sequence ATGCAACTCATCATGTTCTCCAAGATGCTCCAGGAGTTCCCGGTGGCCGAGGCCGGCGACATCATCAAGGACCTCGGCTTCGAAGGCGTCGACCTCACCGTGCGCGACGGTGGCCACGTTTCGCCCGAGAGCGTCGAAAAGGACCTGGAGCCCGCGGTCTGCGCCCTCGCCGACAGGGGCCTGAGCGTACCGATGATCACCACAAACATAACCAGCGCGGACGACCCTACTGCGGAGCCGATCTTCCGTGCGGCGGCCGCCAACGGGATTCCGCGCCTGAAGCTCGGTTACTGGCAGGTGCGCGAGTTCGGCACGATGCGCGAGAAGATCGAGGAAGCGCGCATGTCTCTGGTGGGCATCAGCAAGCTGGCCATGAAATACGGGGTGAGCGCCAACATTCACGTGCACTCCGGTGATTTCCTGAGTGCCATGTCCGCGGTGGTTTGGAACCTCATTGAGCCGTATGAGGCAACTGTCATCGGCGCATATCCAGACCTGTGCCACATGGGCCTTGAGGGCGGCCGGTCGGGCTGGAAACAGGGGCTCGACCTCCTCGGTGACCGGATCAACATGGTGGGCGTCAAGAACGCCGGGCTCTACCCAGAGAAGGATGCCGAGGGGAATGTGCGCTGGCAGGGCAAGCTCGTCCCCGTGTGGGAGGGCCTGACGCCCTTCAGGCAGGCATTCGGATTTCTCAAGCAGACAGGCTTCGACGGGCCCTGCAGCTTCCACAGCGAATACCAGGGCAGCTTCAGCTTCAAGGACATGACCACGTCGGAACTCATCGAGCAGACCCGGCTGGACCTGGAGTACGTGAAGAAACTCCTGGCCGAAATCTGA
- a CDS encoding dTDP-4-dehydrorhamnose 3,5-epimerase family protein produces the protein MIDGVRTKPLKLIADDRGYLMEVLRNDEELFLGFGQCYISATYPGIVKAWHAHAKQTDSFCCVKGNVKVALWDGRENSPTRGETNSFVIGELNRTLIQIPPGVWHGWVCLGSEMALVLNVPTEHYVYASPDELRRPWDDPEIGYQWHTKGG, from the coding sequence ATGATTGATGGCGTCCGCACCAAGCCGCTGAAGCTCATCGCCGATGACCGCGGGTACCTCATGGAGGTCCTGCGCAACGACGAGGAGCTTTTCCTTGGATTCGGGCAGTGCTACATCTCCGCCACGTATCCGGGCATTGTGAAGGCATGGCATGCTCACGCCAAGCAGACAGATTCCTTCTGCTGCGTGAAGGGCAATGTGAAAGTCGCTCTCTGGGACGGCCGCGAGAACTCGCCGACCCGCGGCGAAACCAACTCCTTCGTCATCGGCGAACTGAACCGCACCCTGATCCAGATTCCCCCGGGGGTGTGGCACGGCTGGGTCTGCCTGGGCAGCGAGATGGCCTTGGTCCTCAACGTGCCCACCGAGCACTACGTCTACGCCAGCCCTGATGAACTCCGCCGGCCCTGGGATGACCCTGAGATCGGCTACCAGTGGCACACGAAGGGCGGCTGA
- a CDS encoding insulinase family protein: MKPAFAPAVAVLFMMIASVASSDQLLLPNGMNVLVFESGASDVCGVHLALNIGPERVPPEKAGLRALTQQIILSKIRAQMNTTESLASLRQEGTQGAGFSVETQEDCVEFTASVTSAQLKPLLEFLAPAVFAADWTQDDVVSAREIVLQKANSPSGTGPESGAENYIEAYRLFSHALLGDGPHTQPVFGTRETLEGITLADVKSFYRSYYVPNLASLCIVGPVPARDVIDLATAAFGGFESRKVAPATPVVQGRPRTRVQVGESAALRMAVLVVGIPLPPVGTEGYAAGLVLNAALSGPGGSLAQDEGLANLERSEGSGPKAPSGVLPVLVSHTPSLAIIVGVMPTSVEDARQLLLGKLAALGEKPLAAEELARAKTRAINLRVLGMDEPRVAAAALNRRYLVTGEVSLDDPIIAQIAGLSAETVQAVAAEQMKQHAIGLVMPGN; the protein is encoded by the coding sequence ATGAAACCCGCTTTCGCTCCGGCTGTGGCAGTACTCTTCATGATGATCGCATCCGTCGCGTCATCCGATCAGCTATTGCTGCCCAACGGCATGAATGTGCTGGTCTTCGAATCGGGCGCCAGTGATGTCTGCGGCGTCCATCTTGCGCTGAACATCGGCCCGGAACGTGTGCCCCCGGAGAAAGCCGGTCTGCGTGCCCTGACCCAGCAGATCATCCTTTCGAAGATCCGCGCGCAGATGAACACCACCGAGAGCCTTGCCAGCTTGCGTCAGGAGGGTACCCAGGGCGCGGGGTTCAGCGTGGAGACCCAGGAAGACTGCGTGGAGTTCACAGCGTCGGTGACATCGGCGCAACTCAAGCCCCTCCTGGAGTTCCTGGCTCCGGCAGTGTTTGCCGCCGACTGGACCCAGGACGACGTGGTCAGCGCGCGCGAGATCGTGCTGCAGAAGGCCAATTCCCCCTCCGGCACCGGTCCCGAATCGGGCGCGGAAAACTACATCGAGGCCTACCGGTTGTTCTCGCACGCGCTCCTTGGTGACGGGCCGCACACTCAGCCCGTCTTCGGGACCCGTGAGACCCTCGAGGGGATTACCCTCGCTGACGTGAAGTCTTTCTACCGCAGCTACTACGTGCCCAATTTGGCCAGTCTCTGCATAGTCGGACCCGTTCCGGCGCGCGACGTCATTGACCTCGCTACCGCGGCCTTTGGCGGTTTCGAGTCCCGCAAGGTGGCTCCGGCTACGCCTGTGGTCCAGGGACGGCCACGCACGCGGGTACAGGTGGGGGAGAGCGCCGCGCTGCGCATGGCTGTGCTCGTGGTGGGCATCCCGCTGCCACCGGTGGGGACGGAAGGCTACGCGGCCGGGCTTGTCCTGAACGCGGCCCTGTCCGGCCCCGGCGGTTCGCTGGCCCAGGACGAAGGCCTCGCGAACCTGGAACGGTCCGAAGGCTCCGGCCCGAAGGCGCCGTCCGGTGTGCTGCCGGTCCTCGTATCGCACACGCCGTCTCTGGCGATCATCGTCGGCGTTATGCCCACGTCGGTCGAGGACGCGCGCCAGCTTCTCCTGGGCAAACTGGCAGCGCTTGGCGAGAAACCCCTGGCCGCCGAGGAACTCGCCCGGGCGAAGACGCGGGCAATCAATCTCCGTGTTCTGGGGATGGATGAGCCGCGTGTCGCCGCCGCCGCGCTCAATCGCCGGTACCTGGTGACCGGCGAGGTCAGTCTCGACGATCCAATAATCGCACAGATCGCCGGGCTCAGCGCCGAGACCGTGCAGGCGGTCGCTGCCGAGCAGATGAAACAGCACGCAATCGGCCTGGTCATGCCAGGAAACTGA
- a CDS encoding insulinase family protein, protein MLIRHGAYRYAAVGLFPSMLLPVTLLLTLPAIGAPVINSQTVSETALDNGLRVIIKPERNWGVVSAGLVIKACPLYETDSEQGLSDLVRHMIHDVPAPGDDLSLSDWIEDRGGRISSYTTPDGTHVRITTSAGFFPEALARTARATFEPSFREEIWANQLQTLRRRLMDVESSPVGKLWRTMWETAFRQHPYGRPVSGTPDGIAAYDAEDLAAYHRNHFVPNNSALIVVGDIDAAAALDLIRELFGKYPRGNIALREPDPEPIQTDTRTRLEKADTRNTLVSFGWHAAGIANKPDVCALDLIYALLIEGQQARLMQAFVSQEEIGAVPEVEFITKRDPGLFLVTCVAKPQMELETREIILAEIEKLHNTLLTPEELAGVKAVVRAGYSFDNSSYENQVSSMGFYEAIDSYRFAIDYITTLESVTAEDVQRVARQYLGLDNYSLVIIRPKSASGPVWEARLTP, encoded by the coding sequence TCCCCTCCATGCTCCTGCCTGTCACGCTGCTGCTCACTCTTCCCGCGATCGGGGCGCCGGTGATCAACTCGCAGACCGTCAGCGAGACGGCCCTCGATAACGGCCTGCGCGTGATCATCAAACCGGAGCGCAACTGGGGAGTGGTATCCGCCGGTCTCGTCATCAAGGCCTGCCCGCTCTACGAAACGGACAGCGAGCAGGGGCTCTCTGATCTGGTCCGGCACATGATCCACGACGTCCCGGCTCCGGGCGACGACCTCTCCCTGTCCGACTGGATCGAAGATCGCGGTGGGAGAATCAGCAGCTACACCACTCCGGATGGGACTCACGTCCGGATCACCACGAGCGCTGGTTTCTTCCCCGAAGCCCTGGCCCGGACTGCGCGCGCCACCTTCGAGCCCTCCTTCAGAGAGGAGATCTGGGCCAATCAGCTTCAGACCCTGCGCAGGCGCCTGATGGACGTGGAAAGCAGCCCGGTGGGAAAGCTGTGGCGGACCATGTGGGAGACTGCCTTTCGCCAGCATCCATATGGGCGGCCGGTCTCGGGCACTCCTGACGGCATCGCCGCGTACGATGCCGAGGACCTCGCGGCTTACCACCGCAACCATTTCGTCCCCAACAACTCTGCCCTCATCGTGGTGGGAGACATAGATGCCGCCGCGGCTCTCGATCTGATCCGTGAGCTGTTCGGCAAGTACCCGCGGGGAAACATTGCTCTGCGAGAACCAGATCCGGAGCCGATCCAGACCGACACGCGTACGCGTCTGGAGAAAGCCGATACCCGCAACACGCTGGTGTCCTTCGGCTGGCACGCGGCGGGTATCGCCAACAAGCCCGACGTCTGCGCACTGGACCTGATTTACGCCTTGCTCATCGAGGGTCAGCAAGCCCGTCTCATGCAGGCCTTCGTCAGTCAGGAGGAAATCGGGGCAGTTCCCGAAGTAGAGTTCATCACCAAACGCGATCCCGGCCTGTTCCTGGTCACCTGTGTGGCGAAGCCCCAAATGGAGCTTGAGACCCGTGAGATCATCCTTGCGGAGATTGAGAAGCTGCACAATACACTTCTCACGCCCGAGGAGCTTGCAGGCGTGAAGGCCGTGGTTCGCGCCGGCTACTCCTTCGACAATTCCAGCTACGAGAACCAGGTGAGTTCGATGGGCTTCTACGAGGCCATCGATAGCTACCGGTTCGCAATCGATTACATCACCACTCTCGAATCGGTCACCGCCGAAGACGTCCAGAGAGTGGCCAGGCAGTACCTGGGGCTCGATAACTATTCTCTGGTGATCATCCGGCCCAAGTCCGCCTCGGGCCCCGTCTGGGAGGCCCGCCTGACCCCATGA